The window ACGGCCGGTGACTTAGCCATGGATTCTGGCCATCAGGAAGCATTCGACGCTCTTCTCAACGCAGGTTTTTGTTCCTCGCTCTATCTGTTCTATTAGATATTGAACTCACAACGTCAATGTCTTATCTATTAAAGTTCCAACAATACCGGGAGCACCCTCGTAAGGGTATTGCTCTCTACAAAATTTCCCCCTTTTTGAATAAGGGTTTGAAGTGGTCTAGAATTTGTTATTTTGTTACTAGTTAATTTTGTCTTGCATATCATCTGGGACTGGAACCCGAGTTTACTGATTAAAATGGATGATATCTGAAAGTTATGTAGAACTGAAAACCGgtcatatttggatggaacgAAACCTTTGTAGATATGGGAAGCTCGCCTTTTGTGCTAATATTAcgcatatttggatggagagaaatcttcGTATGTGGACTTTCAGCTCCCGCTCCTTTGATCAGATTACGTCCTTAATATGAACCCCACAGTCATGCCCATACCCTTCCTTTTAATGATTCAAGTGTTGTCCCACACTTATTTCCACACACTACACTATGTAGATCAGTTGCAGTGTATTGAGAAATTTCTCTACTTCTAATTGTATATATGAATTTAAGTTAGagcatttgatttttttcaggAAGAAATAATTTTGATATGGCTTGTATGCTTCAGCAGTTGATAATGAGTTGAGATCAGTAATTTAAGTTATTGTTGTGATGCTGCTAAAATATTTGCTCTATTATGTCTGATTGGAGGAAAAAGTTACCTGGTGGACCAATTGGGATGCAATCTTTTGGTTAGGAGTTGCCACTATTATGTCTGATTGATCTGGGCTACAGTTTATCCcttatttcctttcttcttttcagaACTATGGCCATGGTTTGGAACTTCATCCTCTGTGGACATGGGCATGTTGAAACAACTTGTGTTTTGGTTTGAGGGGTCAAAATCAACAATTATATGCTCCAAAATTGAGATTTCATACATtcattacaaaaagaaaaaagaatggggAAAACAAGGAGTGAGGTCTGATATTTCCCAAGGAGGGCTAAATCTTAATTCCATTTGTAAAAGTACAATAGTGGACTGTAGCCTAACGACAGCATCTTTTAACTTTCGTACTATCAGTTTTGTTTCTAAATTATTGTTTCTCTATGTCTGTAACATACATTTGTTTGAGCACAAGTATGGTTACTCAAAAGATATGTTCAATTGTGCACATAAGCACAAATTTATACATGTTGCATGTGATATGCATTTTAACCCTAGTGGGTGTATCCTGCGTTTTTGATAACAAGTTTCTGTACTTGATCAGGCATTCAAGCTGAGTTGGTCTTGGGTACAATTGCAAGGGCTGCAAAAGAAGATGGTGATTCTGACAGTGACTACCTGGAAGATAGGGTTACTTTTAGTGAGGATAAGTTGATGGACTCCAATAGCAAAGCAATCATGATGGCTTGGGAGAAGCCATTGATGGAGGCTCATGCAAAGGCTATTTGCTCTGGAGGTGGGCATATTTTGAACATTGGATTTGGAATGGGCCTTATAGACACAGCTATTCAGCAGTACGCACCAGTTACACATACAATTGTTGAAGCTCACCCTGAGGTCTATGATCGAATGCTTTGTACTGGGTGGGGAGAGAAGGACAATGTAAAGATAATATTTGGTCGCTGGCAAGATATTCTCTCACAACTTGAATCTTATGATGGTAAGTTGGTAACAGCAGACTGAAGTCCTTCTGGGGTGTTTTGTCTATGTTATTGTTAAATATTTAGAACCATCTACTAATCAATTATGAGTATTTTGTGTCATTACATTTTCGCTTTTATTATGCTTCTGTCAGATTGAGGCGGTAGTTCTTATCATGtgttttatttatatttcttgATGCAATGTTTGTTTGATTATGTTTATGGAAATTTAGTGGTGTAAGGAAGAAGACATCTATGAAACCCTCAATTTGGCATCTGGACAATAGAAAATGATAGAAGCCCTCTAAGAAATTCATCATAAAAGCTGTAATACTTAATCTGGATATCCACCATCAAATACACTTCACATAAGAGACATTTGGGACTTGGAGAGAGAATTAAGATTTATCAAGCCTCCATTTTGATAAGAGTTCTAATTTGAACTGAGTCACTGACTTGAACTCTTTAACTTCGATGAGTTTAATCATTAAATCTTCATTCATTTGGAATAATGCTCAAAGGCTTTTCCTTGTGTGTAATGTATCATAGGAGATTGAAAGTTTGAAAGTAGGGGGGGGGGGNNNNNNNNNNNNNNNNNNNNggggggggggggaattggtTGGTGAACTGCATCTAATGTGTGGAATGGTCATTTATCATCTACATGTGTTACTTTTCAGATTTAATTACCTGAGTTTTTTCAATTTCCACAGGCATATTCTTTGACACTTATGGTGAGTACTATGAAGACATGAGGCAATTTCACCAGCATCTTCCTACATTGTTAAAGCCTGGAGGAATCTACTCATTCTTCAATGGCCTTTGTGGTGGTAATGCTTTCTTCCATGTTGTTTATTGCCAGTTGGTTTCTCTAGAACTAGGAAATTTGGGTTACTCCACCCAGTTCATTCCTTTGCCCGTTAAGGATTGCTTGGGCGAGGAAGTCTGGGAGGGTGTGAAACACAAATATTGGCAGCTAGATACATATTATCTACCTGTTTGTCAATCTTCTCAGGATTCTGAATAATGTTTGGATTAAGATCATAATGTTCTCCTTTCTTCCACCAAGAGTTTAAATGGACTTTTGAGACTACATTCGTCTATTTTGTCATGTCTCCTCCTGGCATAATGTATGATCAGCTGAAGGGTAAAAGTGCATTATATTCCTTTAAAGGGTGAGAATTTTCTCCTCTTGTCAAAGCTTGCTTGAACTGGTTGGTCTGACCTACCGGGATTGGTGTTGAGGTGGGCATCATATTATATACCTGGTTGGTCTGTTCTTGATCATATTGCTACAATTCTTTCTATTCGTCCTTAGGGGGAGATCCATTTAAGTATCATTTAACAGTCAATATGTGATTGAGACTGTCAATTTGACCGTTTTATGAGTCACATGTGTACAAGGTTTAAAAGGCAGAAACCAACAATTGACCTTTTTATGAGTCACATGTGTACAAGGTTTAAAAGGCAGAAACCAACAATTTATGGGTTCATTTACTGGAGACGTTTTGTAGCCCTATTTGAGAAAAGGCTGACTTGTTTGTTGTTTTGTAGCTAAGAAGAAATCTATGAATAATTTTGATGTTCAGATTATCCTTCTATAATTTGTACTTTCATTTCCTACTTGGTGGACCTATCAGAAGAACTTTAGATTGTAATAGTTTATACCAACTAATACAACTCCAagtttcaaaaccctaattttgagTTTCTATGGGCCCACCAAATCAATAAAAACCCAATTATAAAGCAGCAGTAAACTTGTTCCCACTTCTGATGAGAAAACTTACCCGTTTTGATTCTGCTCAAGCTGAAACTCTGAGGAAAGGTATCAAAGGTGAAGACCTACTGATAACACAGGACAAACAACCAAGATTGATGCCAGGGAAAACAAACAGAAGTCTGCAAATTCTACTAGGCTGTGATCACAAGTTCAGCAGTGATACCAGCCTTGGTTCTCTCAGCAAAAATGGTTTCAGCAGTTAAGAACCTAGTGCTAGAGTCTCTCTGATTTGAGACTTATTGTTCATAGTCTGAAATGCCCTTTTTCAGTCTAATCAGAAGATCAGATGgggtggatgaagagattctttctCCACAATGGGTGGAGAATAAAAACCGCGTCCATTACGTGTGAAAATATACTAATTCTAGATAAGCAATCAGGCATCAAATAATAATGGTTTCACTTTTTATTACTCCTCGTGGTGGGCATCAGATGTTGGAATTTGGATGATGTTGGTCACCACAAAAGAGAGTagctgaagaagaaaaagcagtGGTTCGTACTTTTTTTTCCGCAATTTGTACTTTTCAGGGACATCTTAGTATGGAAGGAACCAAATGAGTTTTATTCTTTCGAAGTACATTATATTCCAACGTATATAATGACCAGAAGACATAAGAGGACCATCATTAGAGTTGGACCTGAAAAACCCTCCCTTTTCCTTGTTCAGGGAcgacatttctttcttttttttcttgtttaggTTGATGGACAGCAGACCAGTGCTTGCAAGAACCAAGATGTTGATCTGGTAATTAGTTTTGTTGTTTTCAATATTAAGTTGTCCAGAAGCTTCAAATTTATATGCTAAAGTTCACTTAAAAACATTTCTAATGCATCAGCTCTTTGCTCAGattgggggtggggaggggggggatAGGCTGAGCTTCCTGAGCATGATATGGCTTAGGTCTCAATCACATGCCCTTTTAGTATGAGGTGAAGATCCAGTACTAACATGGGCAGTTGCTATGTATTATTTCATCAGTTGGATAAGGATTAAGTGTATAAAGGAGTATAGGATTGAGTTAAGCTTGAGTCGATGGTGTATACCTCAGTGATgcctttttctgtttttaatctTTTAGAGGACTCAGTTTCCCGTCATCCGTGATAAGAGAGAATTATTATGAGATTCCCTCATCGAGGGTGAAGGAATACTTTTGCTCTTGGAGAAAGGTACTCTTCATCACATCAAGGTGAAGGAATATTTTTGCTCTTGGAGAAAGGTACTCTTCATCACATCAAAGAGAATCTAGAGCTATCATTCTCCACCCCCTATTGTAGGAAGTCCGTCCTGTACCTAGAGATATGTCAAACTTGAGGTTGATTCTGATGGTGATGGCACCATGTCCACATTTGGCTTGATTTATGGTTGGAAAAAAGAAAGCTGCATGGTCGCATGGCCCTTGTTCTCGACGTAGGGGCATGTAAAATTACTATCCCACCCTTTGTGAAATCATAAATCCCATTCATGTGACCATACAGCTTTCTATGATTATACTTCTCATCTTAGCATGTGACCATGCATCTTTCTATGATTATACTTCTCATCTTAGCACAATTTCTCTCACCCTCTTCCAGTACccgaaaaacaaaaaaaattgggagaattAAGAGGTGTCATGGGCCGATCCATCATCCATGGGTCTGACTTATGGATCCCGGATTTGTATCAACCTTCAGAATATTGTAACGTACGATTTCATGATGACACATGTCttcttgttttcataaatacccCTTCATGCTGCTATCAAGCGTTTACGTTCGAGTAGGTGGTATAAACTCGCTTTAGACGGCTCAGCAACGGTTTTTAGTTGCTGGTTACTGCACTTCAGATTTTATTAAGCAAGTTGGGCTTTGTATTGCAGGGCTTCTAGGCGGGGAGAGTGTTCAATCCACAAGCTAGCCCAGACTTATGGGACAGAAAACCCCCAAGACTCGACCCATGATGCAAAGGGGTTGAATCAGATGAGCTGGGTGCCTCATCCACGTAATGGCATATACGTCCCAAAAGGCCATGAGAGAGTGATTGATGATGTTCCTTCTGGAGCAGCTACTTTTACTCGACCTTATTGGCTTAGGAGCACTGAAGGATTTGACAACCCATGCTCAGATTCTTTGATTGAACATAACTCTGGAAACAAGTGATGGAGTTTGACAGTCCTCTATGCTGGCTTAGATTTGAAGATGAAATCTCTAGGGTGGATGGTATCTATATGTAATATCTTTTAAGGTTACTAtacattaatgaaataaaaagtgctttAGTTGCACAGTATAACAGATCTTGTATGACTTTTGCAAGTATTATATATTCTTACAATAATGGACCAATTAGTAGCTCTCAAGCTCATGAGCCAAACCCTAGCTTCAGATCCGTCTAGCTGGACTCTTGTTCAGATCTCAACATCTTAATATGATCCGCCTCACTTAcccggagagagagagagagagagagagacctctcATCAGCTCATCTTGTCATGACTTTCAACTAATGCACTGTTTGGTAGtcgagaaaagagaagaaacgaaaaaaaagtacaaaaattgtattattttcttggtttaagaaattttcATTATATTCGGTATGTCTTgaatcaagagaagattttatttttaatttcaaaattcacttaGGAAATGATGACGTTTTCTTATGATGTTGAAAAGAAGTCTtgccaaaaacaaaaagggaaaaaaaaacctactcttttattttcttctattgggGGCTAAATTGacataattttgtttttttaattttctttccatttcatttctatgttatgttttcttttttttttcctactcttggctaccaaacacagtctaAGTTTTACCTGAGATAGAGAATTCTTTTTATACTGGTGATGTGATCATGTGATTGGATTCTTAGACCATTGTTACACTCCTACTCCTCTCCATGCCAATCCAATGAAATCATTAATGGCCTTAGTGAGAGATTCTCCCGTAACCATGGGTGATAAGAAACTTGGTcctattatataaatatataatctaTCCTATCTGACTGCCGATTGATACTTACAGCTACAAATTTGGTCCTATTAAATATTTGTCTATATATCAGCATGCACCACTTCAATggtattggatttttttaatgctttattTGTCATTTAGTCAACATCACTTTAGCTGAAACATCACATGTGAATAGAAGAGCATAGAGTCCAATCATGCACAAAATTTCTACTCCATCTGGCCTGTATTGTGATAGATATTTGTATACTCTAGATAAACATTTTCCCTTGTtatgtttatatattttttcccctctcataagaaaaagaatattcaTTGCTAAAGCCAAAAGGAGGCTACCTTCTAACTAAGGGTTATGGTTTATCTTAAATCACAGTAGTAACAAGATTGAAACAAACATGacaatgtttttatttatttaggttAAACATCACACGACAATATTGTGAA is drawn from Macadamia integrifolia cultivar HAES 741 chromosome 7, SCU_Mint_v3, whole genome shotgun sequence and contains these coding sequences:
- the LOC122085180 gene encoding protein arginine N-methyltransferase 2 — its product is MEAGEELCEAARSGDLAKVDALIDAGADVSYFDGEGLTPLMHGAKHGHANIVKALLAAGAPWNALSPSNVTAGDFAMDSGHQEAFDALLNAGIQAELVLGTIARAAKEDGDSDSDYLEDRVTFSEDKLMDSNSKAIMMAWEKPLMEAHAKAICSGGGHILNIGFGMGLIDTAIQQYAPVTHTIVEAHPEVYDRMLCTGWGEKDNVKIIFGRWQDILSQLESYDGIFFDTYGEYYEDMRQFHQHLPTLLKPGGIYSFFNGLCGGNAFFHVVYCQLVSLELGNLGYSTQFIPLPVKDCLGEEVWEGVKHKYWQLDTYYLPVCQSSQDSE